Proteins from one Panthera leo isolate Ple1 chromosome D1, P.leo_Ple1_pat1.1, whole genome shotgun sequence genomic window:
- the NXF1 gene encoding nuclear RNA export factor 1 isoform X1, translating into MADEGKSYNEHDDRVSFPQRRKKGRGPFRWKYGEGNRRSGRGGSGIRSSRLEEDDRDVAMSDAQEVPRVRYNPYAARPNRRGDSWHDRDRIHVTVRRDRALPERGGAGTSQDGTSKNWFKITIPYGRKYDKSWLLSVIQSKCSVPFTPIEFHYENTRAQFFVEDASTASALKAVNYKILDQENRRISIIINSSVPPHSVQNELKPEQVEQLKLIMSKRYDGSQQALDLKGLRSDPDLVAQNIDVVLNRRSCMAATLRIIEENIPELLSLNLSNNRLYRLDDMSSLVQKAPNLKILNLSGNELKSERELDKVKGLKLEELWLDGNPLCDTFRDQSTYISAIRERFPKLLRLDGHELPPPIAFDVEAPTTLPPCKGSYFGTETLKNLVLHFLQQYYAVYDSGDRQRLLDAYHDGACCSLSIPFTPQNPSRSNLAEYFKDSRNVKKLKDPTLRFRLLKHTRLNVVAFLNELPKTQHDVNSFVVDISAQTSTLLCFSVNGVFKEVDGKSRDSLRAFTRTFVAVPASNSGLCIVNDELFVRNASPDEIQRAFAMPAPTPSSSPVPTLSPEQQEMLQAFSTQSGMNLEWSQKCLQDNNWDYTRSAQAFTHLKAKGEIPEVAFMK; encoded by the exons ATGGCGGACGAGGGGAAGTCCTACAACG AGCACGATGACCGTGTTAGTTTCcctcaaagaagaaagaagggccGGGGTCCCTTCCGGTGGAAATATGGTGAGGGGAACCGTAGGTCTGGAAGAGGAGGTTCTGGCATTCGGTCTTCCCGCCTGGAGGAAGATGACAGAGATGTAGCGATGAGTGATGCCCAGGAGGTTCCCCGAGTACGATA CAACCCCTATGCTGCCCGACCCAACCGTCGAGGTGACAGTTGGCATGATCGAGACCGCATTCATGTTACCGTGCGGAGAGACAGAGCTcttccagagagaggaggggctggcaCCAGCCAGGACGGGACCTCGAAGAACTGGTTTAAGATTACA ATTCCTTATGGCAGAAAATATGACAAGTCATGGCTCCTGAGTGTGATTCAGAGCAAGTGCAGTGTCCCTTTCACCCCCATCGAG TTTCACTATGAAAACACACGGGCCCAGTTTTTTGTTGAGGATGCCAGTACCGCCTCTGCGTTGAAGGCCGTCAACTATAAGATTTTGGATCAGGAGAACCGAAGG ATCTCTATCATCATCAATTCTTCTGTCCCACCCCATTCTGTACAGAACGAGCTGAAGCCGGAACAAGTGGAGCAGCTAAAG CTGATCATGAGCAAACGATATGATGGCTCCCAACAAGCGCTTGACCTGAAGGGCCTCCGTTCAGACCCAG ACTTGGTGGCCCAGAACATTGACGTTGTCCTGAATCGCAGGAGCTGCATGGCGGCCACCCTGCGGATCATCGAGGAGAACATCCCCGAG CTGTTGTCCTTGAACTTGAGCAACAACAGGCTGTACAGGCTGGATGACATGTCCAGCCTGGTGCAGAAAGCACCCAACCTGAAGATCCTCAACCTCTCCGGAAACGAG TTGAAGTCCGAGAGGGAGTTGGACAAGGTAAAAGGGCTGAAGCTGGAAGAGCTGTGGCTCGACGGAAACCCGCTGTGTGACACCTTCCGAGACCAGTCCACCTACATCAG CGCCATTCGCGAACGATTTCCCAAATTATTACGCCTG GATGGCCATGAGTTACCCCCTCCGATTGCCTTTGACGTTGAAGCCCCTACGACGTTACCGCCCTGCAAG GGAAGCTATTTTGGAACAGAGACCCTGAAGAACCTGGTCCTGCATTTCTTGCAGCA GTACTATGCGGTGTATGACTCTGGAGACCGGCAGCGGCTCCTGGACGCCTACCATGACGGGGCCTGCTGCTCCCTCAGCATTCCTTTTACCCCCCAGAACCCTTCCCG AAGCAACCTGGCCGAGTACTTCAAGGACAGCAGGAATGTGAAGAAGCTCAAAGACCCCA CCCTGCGGTTCCGCCTGCTGAAGCACACGCGTCTCAACGTTGTTGCCTTCCTCAATGAGTTGCCCAAAACTCAGCACGACGTCAACTCCTTTGTGGTAGACATAAGCGCCCAGACA AGCACATTGCTGTGTTTTTCCGTCAACGGGGTCTTCAAGGAAG TGGATGGAAAATCTCGGGATTCTTTGCGAGCCTTCACTAGGACATTTGTCGCTGTTCCTGCCAGCAATTCAGG GCTGTGCATCGTAAATGACGAGCTGTTTGTGCGCAATGCCAGCCCTGATGAGATCCAGAGAGCCTTCGCCATGCCTGCACCCACACCTTCCTCCAGCCCAGTGCCCACCCTCTCCCCAGAGCAGCAGGAGATGCTGCAGGCATTCTCTACCCAGTCTGGCATGAACCTTGAGTGGTCCCAGAA GTGCCTCCAGGACAACAACTGGGACTACACCAGATCTGCCCAGGCCTTTACTCATCTGAAG GCCAAGGGCGAGATCCCAGAAGTGGCGTTCATGAAGTGA
- the TMEM223 gene encoding transmembrane protein 223, whose product MAAPGRRWPVRLLLALRPLPVHRSLHAAAPPRDVLLFEHERGRFFAVLGLFCAGQGVFWASLAVAALARPPARPLSPDAEFPDRGRSDLRSMLWRYGLALGCGAIGTLVLGAGLLFSLRSVRSVMLLAGGKQVTLTTHAPFGLGAHFTVPLNHVSCMAHRGEVPAMLPLKIKGRRFYFLLDKAGHFPNTKLFDNTVGAYRSL is encoded by the exons ATGGCGGCGCCCGGGCGGCGGTGGCCGGTGCGGCTGCTCCTCGCGCTGCGGCCGCTGCCCGTGCACCGGTCCTTGCACGCCGCGGCCCCGCCGCGGGACGTGCTGCTCTTCGAGCACGAACGGGGCCGCTTCTTCGCGGTCCTCGGGCTGTTCTGCGCGGGCCAGGGCGTCTTCTGGGCCTCCCTGGCCGTGGCAGCTTTGGCCCGACCCCCGGCCCGGCCGCTGTCTCCAGACGCGGAGTTCCCGGACCGCGGCCGCTCGGACCTGCGCTCCATGCTCTGGCGCTACGGCCTGGCGCTCGGCTGCGGCGCCATCG GTACCCTGGTACTTGGTGCCggtctcctcttctccctccgtTCTGTGCGTTCAGTGATGCTATTGGCTGGAGGAAAGCAGGTGACCCTCACCACTCACGCTCCCTTTGGCTTGGGTGCCCATTTCACCGTTCCTCTGAACCACGTATCCTGCATGGCCCACCGTGGTGAAGTCCCTGCCATGTTGCCTCTGAAGATCAAAGGCCGGCGCTTCTACTTCCTCTTGGACAAAGCTGGACATTTCCCCAACACGAAACTCTTTGACAACACTGTGGGTGCCTACCGCAGCTTGTGA
- the NXF1 gene encoding nuclear RNA export factor 1 isoform X2, with amino-acid sequence MADEGKSYNEHDDRVSFPQRRKKGRGPFRWKYGEGNRRSGRGGSGIRSSRLEEDDRDVAMSDAQEVPRVRYNPYAARPNRRGDSWHDRDRIHVTVRRDRALPERGGAGTSQDGTSKNWFKITIPYGRKYDKSWLLSVIQSKCSVPFTPIEFHYENTRAQFFVEDASTASALKAVNYKILDQENRRNELKPEQVEQLKLIMSKRYDGSQQALDLKGLRSDPDLVAQNIDVVLNRRSCMAATLRIIEENIPELLSLNLSNNRLYRLDDMSSLVQKAPNLKILNLSGNELKSERELDKVKGLKLEELWLDGNPLCDTFRDQSTYISAIRERFPKLLRLDGHELPPPIAFDVEAPTTLPPCKGSYFGTETLKNLVLHFLQQYYAVYDSGDRQRLLDAYHDGACCSLSIPFTPQNPSRSNLAEYFKDSRNVKKLKDPTLRFRLLKHTRLNVVAFLNELPKTQHDVNSFVVDISAQTSTLLCFSVNGVFKEVDGKSRDSLRAFTRTFVAVPASNSGLCIVNDELFVRNASPDEIQRAFAMPAPTPSSSPVPTLSPEQQEMLQAFSTQSGMNLEWSQKCLQDNNWDYTRSAQAFTHLKAKGEIPEVAFMK; translated from the exons ATGGCGGACGAGGGGAAGTCCTACAACG AGCACGATGACCGTGTTAGTTTCcctcaaagaagaaagaagggccGGGGTCCCTTCCGGTGGAAATATGGTGAGGGGAACCGTAGGTCTGGAAGAGGAGGTTCTGGCATTCGGTCTTCCCGCCTGGAGGAAGATGACAGAGATGTAGCGATGAGTGATGCCCAGGAGGTTCCCCGAGTACGATA CAACCCCTATGCTGCCCGACCCAACCGTCGAGGTGACAGTTGGCATGATCGAGACCGCATTCATGTTACCGTGCGGAGAGACAGAGCTcttccagagagaggaggggctggcaCCAGCCAGGACGGGACCTCGAAGAACTGGTTTAAGATTACA ATTCCTTATGGCAGAAAATATGACAAGTCATGGCTCCTGAGTGTGATTCAGAGCAAGTGCAGTGTCCCTTTCACCCCCATCGAG TTTCACTATGAAAACACACGGGCCCAGTTTTTTGTTGAGGATGCCAGTACCGCCTCTGCGTTGAAGGCCGTCAACTATAAGATTTTGGATCAGGAGAACCGAAGG AACGAGCTGAAGCCGGAACAAGTGGAGCAGCTAAAG CTGATCATGAGCAAACGATATGATGGCTCCCAACAAGCGCTTGACCTGAAGGGCCTCCGTTCAGACCCAG ACTTGGTGGCCCAGAACATTGACGTTGTCCTGAATCGCAGGAGCTGCATGGCGGCCACCCTGCGGATCATCGAGGAGAACATCCCCGAG CTGTTGTCCTTGAACTTGAGCAACAACAGGCTGTACAGGCTGGATGACATGTCCAGCCTGGTGCAGAAAGCACCCAACCTGAAGATCCTCAACCTCTCCGGAAACGAG TTGAAGTCCGAGAGGGAGTTGGACAAGGTAAAAGGGCTGAAGCTGGAAGAGCTGTGGCTCGACGGAAACCCGCTGTGTGACACCTTCCGAGACCAGTCCACCTACATCAG CGCCATTCGCGAACGATTTCCCAAATTATTACGCCTG GATGGCCATGAGTTACCCCCTCCGATTGCCTTTGACGTTGAAGCCCCTACGACGTTACCGCCCTGCAAG GGAAGCTATTTTGGAACAGAGACCCTGAAGAACCTGGTCCTGCATTTCTTGCAGCA GTACTATGCGGTGTATGACTCTGGAGACCGGCAGCGGCTCCTGGACGCCTACCATGACGGGGCCTGCTGCTCCCTCAGCATTCCTTTTACCCCCCAGAACCCTTCCCG AAGCAACCTGGCCGAGTACTTCAAGGACAGCAGGAATGTGAAGAAGCTCAAAGACCCCA CCCTGCGGTTCCGCCTGCTGAAGCACACGCGTCTCAACGTTGTTGCCTTCCTCAATGAGTTGCCCAAAACTCAGCACGACGTCAACTCCTTTGTGGTAGACATAAGCGCCCAGACA AGCACATTGCTGTGTTTTTCCGTCAACGGGGTCTTCAAGGAAG TGGATGGAAAATCTCGGGATTCTTTGCGAGCCTTCACTAGGACATTTGTCGCTGTTCCTGCCAGCAATTCAGG GCTGTGCATCGTAAATGACGAGCTGTTTGTGCGCAATGCCAGCCCTGATGAGATCCAGAGAGCCTTCGCCATGCCTGCACCCACACCTTCCTCCAGCCCAGTGCCCACCCTCTCCCCAGAGCAGCAGGAGATGCTGCAGGCATTCTCTACCCAGTCTGGCATGAACCTTGAGTGGTCCCAGAA GTGCCTCCAGGACAACAACTGGGACTACACCAGATCTGCCCAGGCCTTTACTCATCTGAAG GCCAAGGGCGAGATCCCAGAAGTGGCGTTCATGAAGTGA